Proteins encoded within one genomic window of Rhododendron vialii isolate Sample 1 chromosome 1a, ASM3025357v1:
- the LOC131327939 gene encoding receptor-like protein 33 — MEPHKVPSTLSNLKQLTMLDLSDNNFQGTIPVLAELTNLEVLSLDANNFTGGFPLWVANLKLLISLEISHNQLAGPIPFNLSGLQNLQYFYLWSNSLSGVIPPSLFSLPSLMYLDLSFNKLTSQIPEFQHHLPFYSIELSDNKLHGPIPHSISTLVNLDTLYLASNDLSGVVDLQVLNNLEDLSVSNTNISVVVGSNVNNTLPNLRYFYMSSCNIEVFPYFLRALENLEELDLSQNKIHGQIPNWVGFVGKASLGNLNLSHNFLTCIKQLPWEKLDTLDLRSNLLQGPLPIPPPLVRYFFISNNSLSGEIPSLIAMRVPLRFLICLTTN, encoded by the coding sequence ATGGAGCCCCACAAAGTCCCATCTACTCTCTCAAATCTCAAGCAACTCACTATGTTAGATCTTTCCGACAACAACTTCCAAGGTACAATTCCCGTTCTTGCTGAGCTCACAAACCTGGAGGTTTTATCTCTAGATGCTAACAATTTCACTGGTGGGTTTCCACTCTGGGTTGCAAACTTGAAACTACTTATTTCTCTAGAAATATCACATAATCAACTCGCAGGGCCCATCCCCTTCAATTTAAGTGGTCTTCAAAACCTACAATATTTCTACTTATGGAGTAACTCTCTCAGTGGGGTAATACCTCCATCATTGTTTTCTCTTCCGTCATTGATGTATTTAGACTTGAGTTTCAATAAATTAACTAGTCAGATTCCTGAATTCCAGCATCATTTACCATTTTACAGCATTGAATTGAGTGATAATAAACTTCATGGTCCCATTCCACATTCAATTTCAACTCTTGTAAATTTGGACACACTCTATCTTGCGTCAAATGATCTGAGTGGTGTTGTGGATCTGCAAGTACTCAACAATCTTGAGGATCTTTCTGTTTCCAACACTAATATTTCGGTGGTCGTTGGAAGCAATGTCAACAATACCCTTCCCAACCTTAGGTATTTCTATATGTCCTCTTGCAACATCGAGGTGttcccttatttcttaagagCCTTAGAGAATCTTGAAGAGCTAGATctttctcaaaacaaaattcatggACAAATTCCAAATTGGGTTGGGTTCGTCGGAAAGGCTTCATTGGGGAATTTGAATCTTTCACACAATTTTCTAACATGCATAAAGCAACTTCCTTGGGAGAAACTAGATACTCTTGATCTGCGTTCCAATTTGCTTCAAGGACCACTTCCCATTCCACCCCCACTCGTACGATACTTTTTCATCTCAAACAACAGTCTTAGTGGAGAGATTCCTTCATTGATTGCAATGCGAGTTCCCTTGAGATTCTTGATTTGTCTCACAACAAATTGA
- the LOC131327929 gene encoding uncharacterized protein LOC131327929 — MAQAASGVKIPEGDMERVIRIQKRFLPFSEEREKDRLDVLVIDVSDDWMDPIKNYLLNPNEKVERIVKCRSINYVLLGQDLYRRTSDGLLLLCVSKDQSMRIMGEVHEGTCGAHQAVSKAWTYPKDTCLSVAIDYQTLAVQRFGIPETITVDQASVFNGREVIEYAQKYGIQILNSTPYYAQANGQVESTNKIIKNTLAKVIDDNPREWHDLLPRALWAYRTSQRDSTRVTPFELVYGHAAVLPVEINVQSLRVARHYDP; from the exons atggccCAAGCAGCTTCGGGAGTTAAAATTCCTGAAGGAGACATGGAAAGAGTGATCAGAATCCAAAAAAGGTTTTTACCCTTCTcagaggaaagggaaaaagatcgATTGGATGTATTGGTAATCGACGTTTCTGATgattggatggatccaataaaGAATTATCTTCTGAATCCTAATGAGAAGGTAGAAAGGATTGTCAAATGCAGATCCATCAATTATGTTCTGTTAGGACAGGATTTGTATAGAAGAACTTCTGATGGTCTACTACTGTTGTGTGTTAGCAAAGACCAATCGATGAGGATCATGGGAGAGGTTCATGAAGGAACCTGTGGTGCCCATCAAGCTG TGTCAAAAGCATGGACCTATCCAAAGGATACCTGCTTATCAGTTGCAATCGATTATCAAACCTTGGCCGTTCAGAG ATTTGGAATTCCTGAAACTATTACTGTTGATCAAGCATCTGTattcaatggtagagaagttATTGagtatgcacaaaaatatggaatacaGATTTTAAATTCTACTCCGTATTATGCCCAAGCCAATGGGCAAGTCGAATCgacaaacaaaattataaagaacaCCTTAGCAAAGGTAATCGATGATAACccaagagaatggcatgatCTGTTGCCCAGAGCATTGTGGGCATATAGAACGTCACAAAGAGATAGTACTAGGGTAACTCCGTTCGAATTAGTCTACGGGCACGCAGCGGTTTTGCCAGTCGAAATTAATGTTCAATCTCTAAGGGTGGCACGTCATTATGATCCATAG
- the LOC131301076 gene encoding receptor-like protein 9DC3, translating to MKSSTMPNIQYMSDRGGYYHDSVIVTMKGNEIELVRILTIFTTIDLSSNNFSGEIPSAIGTLNALTLLNFSHNSLTGHIPESLGDLTSLESLDISSNRLTGRIPSQLTSLTFLAVLNLSWNCLHGPIPNGRQFNTFENGSYAGNLGLCGFPLSKECEDNRTKVPPPVLQHEEDDSDFDGFTWKIVVIGYGCGMTLGLFLGSLMFLIGRPRFFVKLAERKLPKKVIRLRRTVADTVNRRN from the coding sequence ATGAAGAGCAGTACCATGCCTAACATACAATACATGAGTGATAGGGGTGGTTATTATCACGATTCTGTGATAGTGACAATGAAGGGGAATGAGATTGAATTGGTGCGAATATTGACTATCTTCACAACAATCGACCTTTCATCCAACAACTTCAGTGGAGAAATTCCAAGTGCCATTGGAACGCTCAATGCCCTCACACTGCTTAATTTTTCTCATAACAGTCTTACGGGCCACATTCCAGAATCTTTGGGAGACTTGACAAGCCTTGAATCATTAGACATCTCTTCTAACCGCCTCACCGGGAGAATTCCAAGCCAATTAACAAGTTTGACATTTCTCGCGGTCTTGAACCTTTCGTGGAACTGTCTCCATGGACCCATACCCAACGGTCGACAATTTAATACATTTGAGAATGGTTCATATGCTGGGAACTTAGGATTATGTGGGTTTCCATTGTCGAAGGAATGTGAAGATAATCGAACAAAAGTACCGCCACCGGTGTTACAACATGAGGAAGATGATTCAGATTTTGATGGATTTACTTGGAAAATTGTGGTGATAGGGTACGGGTGTGGAATGACATTGGGACTCTTTCTAGGATCTCTCATGTTCTTAATTGGTAGACCTAGATTTTTTGTCAAACTTGCAGAAAGAAAATTGCCTAAGAAGGTGATAAGATTGAGGAGAACGGTTGCTGACACAGTGAATAGAAGAAACTAG